A stretch of Planococcus citri chromosome 5, ihPlaCitr1.1, whole genome shotgun sequence DNA encodes these proteins:
- the LOC135848566 gene encoding uncharacterized protein LOC135848566, whose translation MLPQINAIGVCLMIIIILCGIDGENDATSRGNEINSSGNEIDLSKCRNITTNNDSYTFYPVEDIKNEGGFFLRFNVKAERGVHIMFSPTNLTANSNHKGFEVVILVSVGEDNATSVIRTTQGSEKNTLHTHYEMNMVSSDEWRQFWIRLTSDGTLIEVGKKGSIPFMSSRTEPRLIEYYGFASDNISVNYAFLCFDRNNIDISQYRTLTTYDDGYTFYPIEEIKNNGPIFLKFMVETDQDAYIIFSPTNETVKKDERIFKVILGGYTTNTVPAIKTTELAEPASEHYDKDILLSPDEWRPFWIRITRDGASIEVGKNASSAFMSLKTEPRPIKYYGFASSGSFANWAFPSVKDSKTVTNVCIPSPCGPNSECKQKDNRAICSCKKNQLDSPSTCRFECVFNSECPQNKACIGKKCQDPCAGNGMCGKNTSTTCEVENHVPICSCKPGLTGDPSIECVKEEDLPKYRSLKTHRGATFYPISVIKNDNQIFLKFNVNNEETARIYFSSTVEPMKEDQYFAVGLLPREQIVKIESNPPVSTLNLAEKNSLSNEKWRPFWIRITPDGLIEVGKNIGELAYMSQKNDPLPWPIKYFVLGSTDVCHWNFVSSKDTNIDLLRHRTYFSKTAFSTLYPIADINNDDGFFLEFNVKAYSSARIIFTEKNDPEISSISQNNTKYQGLDIFHVVIEKTHLSIRTTPAGEEQVSYDEDNLISVEEWHPFWIRITTDGSSIEVGKNGRPALASLKTKPRIIKYFGFSSAGHSNYAYWAFPPQIAKVLVFL comes from the exons ATCTATCTAAATGTAGAAATATAACAACCAACAACGACTCCTATACATTTTATCCAGTTGAAGACATAAAAAATGAGGGAGGATTTTTCTTAAGATTCAACGTAAAAGCTGAACGCGGTGTTCATATCATGTTTTCTCCAACGAACCTAACTGCAAACAGTAATCACAAAGGTTTTGAAGTAGTTATACTTGTAAGTGTTGGCGAGGACAATGCCACATCAGTAATACGAACAACTCAaggttcagaaaaaaatacattacataCACACTATGAAATGAACATGGTTTCATCTGATGAATGGCGTCAATTTTGGATTCGACTCACCTCAGATGGAACCTTAATTGAAGTTGGAAAGAAAGGCAGCATTCCGTTCATGTCTTCGAGAACGGAGCCTCGGTTAATCGAGTACTATGGATTCGCCAGTGATAACATTTCCGTTAACTATGCGTTTCTGTGTTTTGACAGGAATAACATAG ATATTTCCCAGTATAGAACTTTAACAACCTACGATGATGGTTACACATTTTATCCGatcgaagaaataaaaaataatggcccaatttttcttaaattcaTGGTGGAAACTGATCAAGACgcttacattattttttctccaacaaATGAAACTGTGAAGAAGGATGagagaattttcaaagtaattttagGTGGATATACTACGAATACGGTCCCTGCTATTAAAACCACTGAACTCGCTGAACCCGCAAGTGAACATTATGACAAAGATATATTATTATCGCCCGACGAATGGCGTCCATTCTGGATTCGTATTACACGTGATGGAGCATCAATTGAAGTTGGAAAGAATGCAAGTTCCGCTTTCATGTCTTTGAAGACGGAGCCCAGGCCAATCAAGTATTATGGATTTGCAAGTAGTGGCAGTTTCGCTAACTGGGCGTTTCCAAGTGTCAAGGACAGTAAAACAG TAACAAATGTGTGCATTCCTTCACCATGCGGTCCAAATAGCGAATGTAAACAAAAAGACAATCGCGCAATATGCTCTTGCAAGAAAAATCAGCTAGATTCACCTTCAACGTGTAGATTTGAATGCGTTTTCAACTCGGAATGCCCACAAAACAAAGCCtgcattggaaaaaaatgccaagatCCGTGTGCTGGAAATGGAATGTGTGGCAAAAATACAAGTACAACATGCGAAGTAGAAAACCACGTGCCTATATGTAGCTGTAAACCTGGATTAACGGGAGATCCATCAATAGAATGTGTTAAAGAAGAAG aTCTTCCTAAATACAGAAGCTTAAAAACCCACAGAGGAGCAACATTTTATCCAATCAGcgttataaaaaatgataaccAAATTTTCTTGAAGTTTAACGTGAACAACGAAGAAACCGCTCGCATCTATTTTTCTTCAACAGTTGAACCCATGAAGGAGGATCAATATTTTGCAGTGGGTCTCCTTCCACGGGAACAGATAGtgaaaatcgaatcaaatccACCAGTATCAACCTTGAatcttgcagaaaaaaattcactatcaAATGAAAAATGGCGTCCATTTTGGATTCGAATCACCCCAGACGGATTAATTGAAGTAGGAAAGAATATTGGGGAACTTGCATACatgtctcaaaaaaatgatccgCTCCCATGGCCAATCAAGTACTTTGTATTAGGTAGTACAGATGTTTGTCACTGGAATTTTGTAAGTTCAAAGGACACTaacatag ATCTTCTCCGGCACAGAACTTATTTCTCAAAAACCGCTTTTTCCACACTTTACCCGATTGCAGATATAAATAATGATgacggattttttttggaattcaacgTCAAAGCATATAGTTCCGCTCgaatcatttttacagaaaaaaatgatcctgAAATATCTTCTATTTCACAAAACAATACGAAGTATCAAGGTCTAGATATTTTTCACGTAGTCATAGAAAAAACGCATTTATCAATCCGAACAACTCCTGCCGGAGAAGAACAAGTTAGTTATGATGAGGACAACCTTATATCAGTTGAAGAATGGCACCCATTTTGGATTCGAATCACAACAGATGGATCATCaattgaagttggaaaaaatgggaGACCTGCCCTTGCATCATTGAAAACGAAGCCTAGGATAATCAAATACTTTGGTTTTTCTAGCGCCGGTCACTCAAATTATGCTTATTGGGCTTTCCCACCccaaatag CTAAAGTTCTTGTATTTCTATAA